The following coding sequences lie in one Glycine soja cultivar W05 chromosome 16, ASM419377v2, whole genome shotgun sequence genomic window:
- the LOC114390566 gene encoding BAG family molecular chaperone regulator 3-like: MMKMKNISSSNNNNRTNGLSSIMNGGGSGGCRSEPGSKEWEMRPGGMLVQMRTADSDRNPALVPTIRVRVKYGSIYHEVNISSQATFGELKKMLSGPTGLHHEDQKLLYKDKERDSKAFLDMVGVKDKSKIVLMEDPISQEKRLLERRKNAKMEKAAKSISEISLEIDRLAGRVSAFESIISKGGKVVETDVHNLIELLMNQLLKLDGIMADGDVKLQRKMQVKRVQKYVETLDVLKVKNSMPSSNGDHAPVQPQQKHSNGQQQKHSNGHHRLALVPIQEQQQEQPRNSNENSLELYQEQQHQPSRNSTSGVVVTTNWELFDSVPPLIPVQSTSPPSSVTNNSGPPKFNWEFFD, encoded by the exons atgatgaagatgaagaatatTAGTAgtagcaataataataataggacAAATGGTCTTTCTTCCATCATGAATGGAGGAGGCTCAGGTGGTTGTAGATCTGAGCCTGGTTCCAAGGAATGGGAGATGAGGCCAGGTGGAATGCTGGTTCAGATGAGAACTGCTGACTCTGATCGGAACCCAGCACTTGTGCCCACAATTAGAGTTAGGGTCAAGTATGGTTCAATTTACCATGAAGTCAACATTAGTTCACAAGCTACATTTG GGGAGTTGAAGAAAATGCTGTCTGGGCCAACTGGGTTACACCATGAAGATCAAAAGCTGTTATACAAAGACAAGGAGAGGGATTCAAAGGCTTTTCTTGACATGGTTGGGGTGAAGGACAAATCCAAGATAGTGCTAATGGAAGACCCTATTAGTCAAGAGAAGAGGTTGTTAGAGAGAAGAAAGAATGCTAAGATGGAGAAAGCTGCAAAGTCGATCTCAGAAATCAGCTTGGAAATAGATAGACTTGCAGGGAGG GTATCAGCCTTTGAGTCAATTATTAGCAAAGGTGGGAAAGTTGTGGAAACAGATGTGCATAATCTGATTGAGTTATTGATGAATCAGTTGCTCAAATTGGATGGTATAATGGCTGATGGGGATGTGAAACTACAAAGGAAGATGCAG GTAAAAAGAGTTCAAAAGTATGTTGAAACTCTTGATGTGCTGAAAGTTAAGAATTCTATGCCTAGTAGCAATGGAGACCATGCCCCAGTGCAGCCTCAACAGAAGCATTCAAATGGGCAACAACAAAAGCATTCAAATGGACATCATAGATTAGCCTTAGTACCAATTCAGGAGCAGCAACAAGAACAACCAAGGAACTCAAATGAGAATTCTCTGGAACTATACCAAGAGCAACAACACCAACCCTCAAGGAATTCCACCTCAGGAGTTGTAGTTACCACAAATTGGGAGTTGTTTGATTCTGTCCCACCATTAATCCCTGTGCAATCCACATCCCCACCCTCCTCAGTGACCAATAATTCAGGTCCTCCCAAGTTCAATTGGGAATTCTTCGACTAA